The Hylaeus volcanicus isolate JK05 unplaced genomic scaffold, UHH_iyHylVolc1.0_haploid 12197, whole genome shotgun sequence genome has a window encoding:
- the LOC128882929 gene encoding kinesin-like protein KIF21A isoform X2, with product MGITCEKRNCGVVVRIRNHSNGCRDQVVHEYAVEWSGNFLFASKTLSIFSSMFVEEDKSVTIPSQQQKYNFDVVLGPDASQLQVYNVSCHPLLEAFFNGYNCCLLAYGQTGSGKTFTMGISPTLRTTDAVCGILPRASQEIFQMIDTMKNEGIPVDFNLTFVEVYNEEIRDLLDETSAPSGTKNLPLKSIRVTEDPVSKAICILGITRVNVNSTEQLLNYVTQGVGLRMTASNSVNPTSSRSHAILTLSMSRGSGSLITTSKFHFVDLAGSERLKKTKSEGSRLKEGIHINTGLLALSNVINVLSSEAYQSQPLVHHVPYRDSKLTRLLQDSLGGNSRTVMIACIDASHQHASETLSTIKYAARARNIQNSATVNQNPHATLVECYQRQIDDLNHQIEKLKKKEHSLLQDFVLVDRLVKKFNYTVALEKKKQFQWRQTCQSICQKVEACFSVHTKLKKQACLDTMLPVNDVNTDFDEMLQNLHSLTSTIDLESVDEPKEILFMNASNMVTRQSEEEVALKHVGKQSLHSKTNLHDKKASLCVSPPMVRISPTSDDSCFCLPPQKDEKESDALAAYEQVMLCCAQVIGEIDNVSSNEPSLLKKRNTRDVEAITQQGNLPNEDKEIKTPQTPSLKPKCIQRQVIRFKRKKSDSAEEHAKDEKVYASLLGFSTASTQISNHQINRCSKFQKQNNDSSRNFDIETKTVQTLPDTPFIPTCSFITPSNKCHSPSCKHFPSYITRTWNSFAVCFPRLAESETLVTHIENRFHKNAAPLYNVKEGLRPIIGCAQASLNTPTLRNDEHVLISSNELSEERCCSYLNKCLPLYILFEQWYQKAYSSSPRETMTSAQLLSNLLHVAQPLLVSSCDIQILFHALMTLASNVVSSSFPKQNSFKPKTRHEIQKPSKHQVTKKKKKIFKLPRRMDLTKFQKRFRVTLVPIPILSSMNLKFSKSCLTLSIFRIQKKSRNDVRRQHWKKFTAPSVPPCLSQSEAGQLKHPEKVKTDKSKEAWHFQRDPQFLTKNFRLPHWKASQHLLSIKSPCRHHRSKKLLKESSLLYGIEKKSKKMLLFPKKQHTKLSVKKKPFTPYETVTVDGVRFLRNYMSEEITDCVEAP from the exons ATGGGAATCACATGTGAGAAACGGAATTGTGGAGTTGTTGTACGCATAAGAAACCACAGTAATGGCTGTCGTGATCAAGTAGTTCATGAATATGCGGTGGAATGGAGTGGTAACTTCCTTTTTGCATCAAAAACTCTGTCAATTTTCTCTTCGATGTTTGTAGAGGAAGACAAGAGTGTGACTATTCCCtctcaacaacaaaaatataattttgatgtCGTCTTGGGTCCCGACGCCTCACAGCTACAAGTTTATAATGTATCTTGTCATCCATTATTAGAAGCTTTTTTTAATG GCTATAATTGTTGTCTTTTGGCGTACGGTCAAACGGGCTCAGGTAAGACATTTACAATGGGAATTTCTCCCACTCTCCGAACAACGGACGCAGTGTGTGGAATTTTACCTCGAGCGTCTCAGGAA atttttcaaatgatagATACAATGAAGAATGAAGGCATCCCGGtcgatttcaatttaacatttgttgaaGTTTATAATGAAG AAATCCGAGATTTGTTAGACGAAACTAGTGCACCTTCTGGAACGAAAAATCTACCATT AAAATCGATACGTGTAACGGAAGATCCCGTGTCAAAAGCCATTTGTATACTTGGAATTACTCGTGTTAATGTAAACAGTACAGAGCAgcttttaaattatgttacgCAAGGGGTTGGTTTGCGTATGACTG CATCCAACTCAGTGAATCCAACGAGTTCACGATCTCACGCCATATTGACACTTTCTATGTCAAGAGGCTCTGGAAGCTTGATCACAACGtccaaatttcattttgttgatTTAGCTGGAAGCGAGCGTTTGAAAAAGACGAAATCAGAAGGATCACGTTTAAAAGAAGGAATTCATATTAATACAGGGCTTTTAGCTTTATCtaatgttattaatgttttatcTTCGGAAGCATACCAAAGTCAACCGCTTGTTCATCATGTGCCATATCGAGACTCCAAACTGACGCGTCTCCTTCag gattCATTAGGTGGAAATAGTCGTACTGTTATGATTGCCTGTATTGATGCATCTCATCAACATGCTTCGGAAACTTTGAGTACTATCAAATATGCAGCTCGTGCTCGAAATATTCag AATAGTGCAACAGTGAACCAAAATCCTCACGCGACGCTTGTGGAATGCTATCAAAGGCAAATTGACGATTTGAATCATCAAATAGAAAAGCTTAAAAAAAAGGAG CACTCTCTGCTACAAGATTTTGTACTAGTGGATCGCTTGGTTAAGAAATTTAACTACACTGTCgctctagaaaaaaaaaaacagtttcaaTGGCGTCAGACATGTCAAAGCATTTGTCAGAAGGTAGAGGCTTGTTTTTCAGTTCATACAAAACTTAAAAAACAAGCGTGTTTAGATACAATGCTTCCA GTCAACGATGTAAATACTGATTTCGATGAAATGCTACAAAACCTTCATTCCTTAACAAGCACTATTGATTTAGAATCAGTAGATGagccaaaagaaattttgtttatgaatGCTTCTAATATGGTTACTAGACAATCAGAGGAGGAAGTCGCTTTGAAACATGTTGGAAAACAGAGTTTACACAGTAAAACGAATCTACATGACAAGAAAGCTTCACTTTGCGTTTCCCCCCCAATGGTACGAATTTCACCAACCTCTGATGACTCTTGCTTTTGTCTACCACCTCAA AAGGATGAAAAAGAGAGCGATGCGCTTGCTGCTTATGAGCAAGTCATGCTATGTTGCGCACAAGTAATCGGGGAAATTGACAATG TTTCGTCAAATGAGCCCTCTTTgctaaaaaaaaggaatacgCGTGATGTGGAAGCAATCACACAGCAAGGCAACCTACCTAACGAGGATAAAGAAATCAAG ACACCGCAAACGCCATCTCTAAAACCTAAATGTATTCAGCGTCAAGTAATTCGTTTTAAACGCAAAAAAAGTGATAGTGCCGAAGAACATGCTAAAGATGAAAAAGTCTATGCGTCTTTACTTGGTTTCTCTACAGCTTCAACACAAATATCAAACCATCAAATCAATAG GTGTTCAAAATTTCAGAAGCAAAATAATGACTCTAGTCGGAATTTTGATATTGAGACAAAAACCGTTCAAACACTACCAGATACACCCTTCATACCTACCTGTTCTTTT ATAACACCAAGCAACAAATGCCACAGTCCGAGTTGCAAACATTTCCCGTCTTATATTACCCGCACTTGGAATTCATTCGCAGTGTGTTTTCCTAGATTGGCTGAAAGCGAAACTCTTGTGACCCACATTGAAAATCGTTTTCAT AAAAATGCAGCACCTCTTTACAATGTAAAGGAGGGCTTACGGCCCATCATCGGTTGTGCTCAAGCCTCACTCAACACACCAACTCTAAGAAACGATGAACATGTTCTGATTTCTTCAAATGAATTAAGTGAAGAAAGATGTTGCTCTTACTTGAATAAATGTCTtccattatatattttatttgaacaatggTACCAAAAAGCATATTCTTCAAGCCCCAGAGAAACTATGACAAGTGCCCAGTTACTCTCCAACCTTCTTCATGTTGCTCAACCTCTCCTTGTATCATCTTGTGACATTCAG ATTTTGTTCCATGCATTAATGACACTTGCTTCAAATGTAGTTTCTTCATCTTTccctaaacaaaattcttttaaaccAAAGACTCGCCACGAAATCCAAAAACCGTCAAAACATCAAGTCACAAAAAAG aaaaaaaaaattttcaaacttcctCGACGCATGGATTtaaccaaatttcaaaaacgtTTTAGAGTGACTCTTGTCCCAATTCCC ATACTGTCTTCGATGAAtctaaaattttctaaatcttgCTTAACATTGTCGATTTTCcgaatacaaaagaaaagtcGAAATGATGTCAGGCGTCAACATTGGAAGAAATTCACCGCGCCTTCAGTACCTCCTTGTTTAT CACAAAGCGAAGCTGGGCAATTGAAACACCCGGAGAAAGTGAAAACTGATAAATCTAAAGAGGCTTGGCATTTCCAAAGAGATCcacaatttttaacgaagaattttaGACTACCGCATTGGAAAGCATCTCAACATTTGTTGTCTATCAAGTCACCCTGTCGTCATCACAGAAGT aaaaaattactaaagGAGTCAAGCCTTTTGTatggaatagaaaaaaaatcaaagaaaatgcttctttttccaaaaaaacaacACACAAAAttaagtgttaaaaaaaaaccattcaCACCGTATGAAACTGTTACTGTGGATGGTGTTCGATTTCTCCGTAATTATATGAGTGAAGAGATAACCGACTGCGTGGAAGCCCCTTAA